A window of the Meiothermus sp. Pnk-1 genome harbors these coding sequences:
- the zapE gene encoding AFG1/ZapE family ATPase: MRLSQRSPEVNLHTLLAQFSPPPRFRAATFESYRPDPRYPSQELVKERLRRWVHDKPQGLFKRKRPNPAGIYLDGGFGVGKTHLLVSAFWEAPEPKGYLSFEELTYAVGLMGLSRAVERFSRLEYLFVDEFELDDPGNAQMVTHLLGQCMERGLRVATTSNTPPGALGQGRFNAEQFKIQIQSLSRRFAVETLDGEDYRHRDPARPPAPLDRQQLGVLYQQETRPATYDAFVDLLGHLRSLHPIRYRYLFEGLEVVYLEGLAPIPDQNDALRFVHFVDKLYDRGVGLRASGVGLERIFPETYRYGAFAKKYGRCLSRLAELLAEGVG, translated from the coding sequence GTGCGCCTGAGCCAACGCTCTCCCGAGGTCAACCTGCACACCTTGCTGGCGCAGTTCTCCCCGCCCCCGCGCTTCCGCGCCGCGACCTTTGAAAGCTATCGGCCCGACCCCCGCTACCCCTCGCAGGAGCTGGTTAAGGAACGATTACGCCGCTGGGTACACGACAAACCCCAGGGATTGTTCAAGCGCAAGCGGCCCAACCCTGCAGGCATCTACTTGGACGGGGGCTTCGGGGTAGGGAAGACCCATCTGCTGGTCTCGGCTTTTTGGGAGGCCCCTGAACCCAAGGGTTACCTCTCCTTCGAGGAACTCACCTACGCGGTGGGGCTGATGGGGCTCTCGCGGGCAGTGGAGCGCTTCTCTCGGCTCGAGTACCTCTTTGTGGACGAGTTCGAGCTCGACGACCCCGGCAACGCCCAGATGGTCACCCACCTCTTGGGCCAGTGCATGGAGAGAGGGTTGCGGGTCGCGACCACCTCCAACACCCCGCCGGGGGCCTTGGGGCAGGGGCGCTTCAACGCCGAGCAGTTCAAGATCCAAATCCAAAGCCTGAGCCGGCGCTTTGCCGTAGAGACCCTGGACGGCGAAGATTACCGTCACCGCGACCCCGCGCGCCCTCCCGCGCCCCTGGACCGCCAACAGCTGGGGGTGCTCTACCAGCAAGAGACCCGGCCTGCTACCTACGACGCCTTCGTGGACCTGCTGGGCCACCTGCGCTCCCTTCATCCCATCCGCTACCGTTACCTGTTCGAGGGGCTGGAGGTGGTCTACCTCGAGGGCCTGGCCCCCATCCCCGACCAGAACGATGCGCTGCGCTTCGTGCACTTCGTGGACAAGCTCTATGACCGAGGGGTGGGCTTGCGGGCTTCCGGGGTAGGGCTCGAGCGAATCTTTCCCGAGACCTACCGCTACGGGGCCTTCGCCAAGAAGTACGGGCGCTGCTTATCGCGCCTGGCGGAACTGCTGGCCGAGGGGGTGGGTTAA
- a CDS encoding glutaredoxin domain-containing protein, which translates to MIRVYGLSGCGPCEVVKLFLKQKNLPFEFVDVQEHPEARQKVLERVGTLTAGVVLEVNGEPIALTGVSIPKLEAWYQEYLRRWR; encoded by the coding sequence ATGATCCGTGTCTATGGCCTAAGCGGCTGTGGCCCTTGCGAGGTCGTCAAGCTATTCCTCAAGCAGAAAAACCTGCCTTTCGAGTTCGTGGACGTGCAGGAACACCCCGAGGCCCGGCAAAAAGTCCTGGAGAGGGTAGGAACCCTTACCGCCGGGGTGGTGCTCGAGGTAAACGGCGAACCCATCGCCCTCACTGGGGTCTCGATCCCCAAGCTGGAAGCGTGGTATCAGGAGTACCTGCGCCGATGGCGCTGA
- a CDS encoding DMT family transporter — MRGHLWGLFYLNLVTILWGTTFVIVKGAVDVLSPSLIILGRFLVASLCFLPFTRTLRDDEHSQRVLWLAAFELGFWLWAGYATQAVGLQYTSASRSAFITALNVILVPIILGLFGRRIGLAVWVAAVLAVAGVGLLSYDGSPPNLGDLWTLGCAFTYAAYIIRLEGYAKRLPALGLTTVQVYGTALFALGWVLVERPRVDWGDFPWLAIFYLGVFATALTTLLQTLGQGRVSAPEAAVIYVLEPVWASVFAFLLLGERLGVQGLVGAALVVSATLIDSLQYYWRSRTSARGR, encoded by the coding sequence GTGCGCGGTCATCTGTGGGGTCTGTTCTACCTAAACCTGGTCACGATTTTATGGGGCACCACCTTCGTAATCGTCAAGGGCGCGGTAGATGTGCTTAGCCCCAGCCTGATCATCCTGGGAAGGTTCCTGGTGGCGAGCCTGTGCTTTTTGCCCTTTACTCGCACCCTCCGCGACGACGAGCATAGCCAGAGGGTGCTTTGGCTGGCGGCCTTTGAGCTAGGGTTTTGGCTATGGGCCGGGTACGCCACCCAGGCCGTGGGGCTCCAGTACACCTCGGCTAGCCGAAGCGCTTTCATCACCGCGCTGAACGTGATCCTGGTGCCGATCATCCTGGGGTTGTTCGGGCGGCGGATCGGCCTTGCGGTGTGGGTGGCGGCAGTGCTGGCAGTGGCGGGGGTGGGGCTGCTCTCCTACGACGGCTCCCCGCCCAACCTGGGTGATCTCTGGACGCTAGGCTGCGCTTTCACCTACGCTGCCTACATCATCCGCCTCGAGGGCTATGCCAAACGCCTCCCGGCCCTTGGCCTCACCACCGTCCAGGTCTATGGCACCGCGCTGTTCGCTCTAGGTTGGGTGCTCGTGGAGCGTCCTCGAGTGGACTGGGGTGACTTTCCCTGGCTGGCCATTTTCTATCTGGGAGTCTTCGCCACCGCCCTTACCACGCTGCTACAGACTTTGGGGCAGGGCCGGGTCTCGGCGCCGGAGGCCGCGGTCATCTATGTGCTCGAGCCGGTATGGGCCTCGGTGTTCGCCTTCTTGCTGCTAGGCGAACGCCTGGGGGTGCAAGGCCTGGTGGGGGCCGCCCTGGTGGTCTCGGCCACGCTGATTGATAGCTTGCAGTATTACTGGCGCTCGAGAACTAGTGCTCGAGGCCGCTGA
- a CDS encoding VIT1/CCC1 transporter family protein, whose protein sequence is MYSRVHVEQHFTGSDTVRDIVIGMSDGLTVPFALAAGLSGAVDSSFVVLIAGIAEVVAGSIAMGLGGYLAARSEADHYQAELEREWREVKELPQAETEEVRQVFRGYGLEGEPLEQATQAVIARPQTWVDFMMKEELGLEEPDPRRALCSALTIGGSYVAGGAIPLLPYALRLPLASALVWSVVVTLVALLIFGTVKARFTGISLFRGAWQTALVGGLAAGAAYGLARLISGLEH, encoded by the coding sequence ATGTACTCTAGAGTGCACGTCGAACAACACTTCACCGGCTCCGACACCGTGCGGGACATCGTGATCGGGATGTCGGACGGGCTTACCGTACCCTTTGCCCTGGCCGCGGGGCTCTCGGGAGCGGTGGACTCGAGCTTCGTGGTGCTGATCGCGGGGATTGCCGAGGTGGTGGCGGGCTCGATCGCGATGGGGCTAGGTGGTTACCTGGCAGCCCGCAGCGAGGCCGACCACTACCAGGCCGAACTCGAGCGCGAGTGGCGCGAGGTCAAGGAACTGCCCCAGGCTGAGACCGAAGAGGTGCGCCAGGTGTTCCGAGGTTATGGGCTCGAGGGTGAACCACTGGAGCAGGCCACCCAAGCGGTCATCGCCCGGCCTCAGACCTGGGTGGACTTCATGATGAAAGAGGAGCTGGGGCTGGAAGAACCCGACCCCCGAAGGGCCCTGTGCAGCGCCCTGACCATTGGGGGCTCGTACGTGGCCGGTGGGGCGATCCCGCTACTGCCCTACGCGCTGCGCTTGCCGCTGGCCTCGGCCCTGGTCTGGAGTGTAGTGGTAACGCTGGTGGCCCTCTTGATTTTCGGCACGGTGAAGGCTCGCTTCACCGGGATCTCCCTTTTCCGCGGAGCCTGGCAGACCGCACTCGTGGGCGGGTTGGCCGCGGGGGCGGCTTACGGATTGGCCCGACTGATCAGCGGCCTCGAGCACTAG